TATATTAGACTCCATAAAAACAGAACTCATACaaagtattgtaaaataaaggtttaaatgatagagtaaaatataaatttaacagACAAGTATTcatttcattgttcattcattcgttccttcatttgtttaatttaaaattgaatccaattcagttcaattcaattcaattcaattcaattcaaatactTTAGTTAATATATATGCTATAAAATTATGACCCATTAACACACTATATGAAAAATGACACAtaacacattaaataatataataaaactaaataatggtTGTGAACTATGggggaaaaacattttaaattacagaattttgaaatatagttaaaaaaagtttaaaagtaataaataaataaataagtaaataaaattattcattcattcattcagttcatTTCAGTTGTTTGTATACATTAGATTctgaaatattgtgaatataATGCAAAAATCATACAAATCAATGTACAATACAGGAAGTACAATAGAAAgtacaataatctttttttacaggcagtcattttataaatgaaaaaacaaaagtcactaacctatatacataaaaaaatttacaatacTATTTGAAACAAATTAtcataatattcaaatatttacttAGATGAAACTATTGACAATGAATGTAAAAACTATATAcaataactgtaaataaaaatattaattaatttattttcctttattttaaatgaattaaagcaAACAGGTGACATAAAGCATTGTTGTAAATGACTTGATAAGTCATGCCTActttaattaaatatcaaatgtatgcaaatattaaataaataatgtaaaagtatattataaaaatatgcatacactttatttgtgtataaaatatatagaggtaaagttttaagatttaaaattttgtttaaatacaATGATGTAGATATTTATAGTAAGCATGTATTCACAGTAATTGTTGATTAATTCATGTCATTTGTATTTCATCCATTTCACATAATTCTGTGGCAGTACCCCAATATAAAAAATCTTAGTCTGAAAATCTGATATGTGACAGGACCAGAGAGGTGTCAAGACCTAATAAATATCAAGATAGATTAAAATTTTCAATttgcattttgtcattatttgctACATAGTATGAGTGCTTAAGTTTCCATTTTTAACACTGTATAgatatgaaatgaaattaaacctGAAACAgttctgaaaatattatttacaaagaaatgtcTCTTTTAACATCCAGACACATGAAAGTCACACAATTGTATGAATTTGCAAGTATTACAAAGACAATATGTATTGCAGACTTAAATAGTAGGCTACACTGTTATAATTTTAATGCAGACGTCAGACTGTTATTTTGCTTGTTCTTTAGTCGGGGCTTGCATCTCTTACAAGGTAGAGGTTTTATCAAATGATTAGCAGGTGATATGACTTCTTTATAATGCTCGATATGTTTcagtcattaaaacattaagaTGCTTTCCACAGTGAGCAGATGTCTATTGatgatttttttctgtattttttagcaGTTTTTGCAGTCTATTTATGAGTTTTTGAGATGTTTCCATATGAAAAAAGTTATCCCATAGCTTAGAAAGCTCTTACACTTTTGCTGgagcaaaaacagaaaaacaaccgAATGCTTTGCAGTTTTGAGACTTCTCAGTATATCAGGATACTTCTCTGCAGTTGGCATCAATTCAAGTCAAGTCCACTATTATTTATATGGCATTTTTTGCAATGTAGATTGTGTTAAAGCAGCTTCTTCTGGTCAAATGAATCCATCAGTTTGATTCCAGGTTTTAATAAATTTAGATTATGCAGATGACTGTGGTTCCCATGGTCATGTCCTACTGGCCATCTAGGTGACAAGGGTTTCGGAGGGGATCTGTGTCTGGGGTTCATCTAGTAGTTGACATGGAATCTTAAGATAACTTCTGGGGCTGAAATGGACTCTGAGCTGAAAGGCTTTACATGACATTGAAACAGATTGAGGTAATGAAGGGAAAAGATGAGGCAGTCTGGAGGCAAATCGACTGAGCATAAGCATATATTGCAGCAATGACCAGTTGTTACTATCCCAAGGCATCATTCCATATAATGGTTTATCCAGATATCCAAGGAACATTGTCATtaagaacatagtcttgtgtGGACTGATGGCCGAAGGTCTGAAATCTATGGTAGAGTTTGTTAGACAAAGCCTGCCCATGAGGTgttcaacatttttgttttgtttagcatcATGTTTCTGGATATGGAAATGTCACAACAACAACAGACCGGTGTgtctctgacatattttaaagattctatggcataaatgttaaatatttcacataattttgaCAATCCAGCATTTActtgatcctgataagtgcttGTCGTCACAGCTGTAAACACTACAAACTTTCTTCTTTCGTGAAGTCGTTTCACTCCCACGGCATcattgtttccaggtggaacatTGAACAATGTGACATACATGTTCTCAGATATCCTGTATAATTGAACCAATCCAACGACGACTtcaaaactcctgaagtgtttccacttttgtgtgccatatgcatcaaTTGTTAAGCCAGTGGTCTGGGGGTTGAAGTTTGAGGCTGAGACTATTGAGAACTAATCCTTCAAATAAATATCAGAAGCTAGCTTCAAGAATTTCTGTCCAGATTTGATTAAGAAATTGCAATTTTGTAGAAGTATAGCAGTTCAACAAGATGAAGAAAAGCTCATTTTGGTGGAATCATTGGTGTTTACTGTGGAGATGAGGTATCAAGAATGCACATACTCATCTTCATTGAGATATCCAGATAATATCAAAGACAGGGAGACTTGCAGAAACAGAGGAGAAGAACACTGGAGACATGCTGGAGATTTGAAGGagacacagactctggagaaaaCATTCTCTAAATGAGAGTAGATAATCAGTCCTTCGTTGTTAAGTAGGTTGCCTTGAGGTGAATGGTGACAGGTGTAGTTCAAGGTCTACAGAGTCCATGTGTGGAGCAATGAACAAAAGTTGCTTCCAGTTCAAATTGAGTTTTAACTGAAATAATCAAAAGATTGCCATTTTACAATGTTCAGGACAACAATATTTGATATTAATGCCAGTATATGTTCCTTTCCACTAATGAGATCCAAGAACAGAAATCTAAAGCTCCAGTCGGTGCAAAGTCAATAAAAttggacaaagaaaaaaaaagtagagtcATCCCATGAATATAAGTTGGTGCTGAAGAGAGGCATAGAGACGATAGTCAATATTTGGTGTTTACAGATTGAATCCATGAAACCAACCTGCCTTTAATCCCCTGTCCAAGATGTTCATGGTGGTGCAATGGTATACTCAAAGTTCTGTGCAGTCAAAGCTTTCCTTCTTGTATGATTATCCATGCAGTTACATTGGATGGAATGTTGTCATCATTCTGAACACGCTGTGGTGTACCTAAAGAAGATAAGATTTTAATtaggaaaattttttttttttttcacaaattatttatttttacaaacctTTGTATTAAATGAGTAAATAGTAAATTTAACTGCAATATGTAATGATTTAAGATATTATGTTTCTAATATAATCATTAGAAAGtggtaaatgttttaatgttatatcaATATGATAAAACTTATCAGTATGTTAATTGACAGAAATAATCTTACTTACTCTTTCGAAATATTTGCAGTGTTGATGAGGATAAATCAGCAAATATTTCATGTTTCTATCATTCTGCTGGAAACAATTCCTTTTTATGTACAAAACTTTCATAGCAATTCATTAGGAGTTTAATTACTGGTAACAGTATAATCAAGTCTGCACATACATTGATTGTAAAAGGACATTGCTTAGACATTTTGTTCTTACATTCTGTAATACATGAAaaaaacgaatgaatgaatgaatgaatgaatgaaaaatagtgataatataataaaaagtagttaaaaaaaattggaTGGGTGTTAAGACCATTGTATTAATGgggcttttattttaaaaacaatgatttatatgcacacacacacacacatatattaataatGACTTATATTAACATAGCTGAATATAATAATTGAAATTTCAGTATGAAAAATTAATGGCCTTAACACCCAGTAAAAGTACAGTGGTACATACTGCCTTCACATGCTATCGGAAATGTCCTACCTTTTGCTTTTCAAAAGAACATCATGACTTTGTCATGCTTACTTTTGATGTgtgaaacaatatacatttagTTGGTAAGACAACTgtatttttgcttatttattatttactaaattTTATTCATTGATACTTTGCTGTTGAAGAAATTTACTCAATATAATACTGGTTTTAAAAATTTTGAACTAGGAATTTCATATTTAGCATAACTCTCATTAGTCGAATGCACAGGTCTCATTAAGGACCAGAACAAAGGTATACAGGTATCTCACAGTTAAAAACGCCATTTACATTAGAGGGAtgccttaataaaaacaaataacaaatattaactaaACATTAATTCATCAAAAGAACTTAAAGAAGATAAAGATAGCCATCAATCAAATACAATTAATGACGTTAATTAGGAGTCTTTTACAAAGCAGACAGTGGAAACCATAAATTTGTAAGATCAAGGTTATTTCTGATTAATAGCTTTAACATGTGCAAAAGatgttaatgtttgttttctgtacgcaaattttatgtatgtataacaTGCATGCATATTTGAGAAGTAATCATAAGATTAACTCTAGGTAGATTTCTgtacacattttataaatgaggccccagaATTAAGAACCACTGATTTAAAGTTTGGTGCACACCACTAATTCCGATAGCATGTGAAGGCAGTATGTTTCCCCACAGAGGCCGTCCACATTTAAAATTCACCTCTGTATCCCCCTCCCCCATCTTGTTGGACGATTTGATTATTCTAACCATTTCAGCACAACACAATCATGATAGCTGAAGTAAGTGGGCATAATATCAATCTTTATTTTATCCAAGTCAATATCTTTCACATATACATGATCAATTAGTGTATTATTTTCAGTTGTTGGTTTCTCAACAATTTGTGTGAAACCAAAATGTTCCATAATGTGATGAATACTTGAGTAATTGAAAAGGTTTTCATTGAAATCTCCTAGAATTATTTTCCCACCTGGTAAGCAGTTCATTTCATGAACTAAGGTAGTCAACTTCTCTTGAAACAAGGCAATGTTATATGATGGCGGTCTATATACAACTGCCACAGTTGTGTCCAGATGTTCTATCCTGCACATCATACATTCCATGTTCATGCACGGTAAATCCATTAGAGCAACTTTGACTTTTTCTTTGTGATATATTCCAACGCCACCATGATTTTCCTCTTTTAGTTTAGCAAAAACATCCTCACTTGTGTCATATGCAGCACCACGTGTTTTTCCATGGAAATAGTACCCATCAAGACACACTTCATTCTCCACATTGTTTTGGTTTCAACCATGTCTCTGTTACACATATCATATCTGCTTCAAAGTATCTGTTATCTTGGCGAATATCTAATATATGTGGGATTAGTCCTTCAACATTATGTAACATCATTTTGTATTTGAAAGTTTCTGTTGTTTCACATGGAAGAATAAAAGGAGGCATGTTTTGTAGTGCTTGCTCAATGTTATCTTTTGCAAAAATAACGTTTTCTTTGAAATCTTCTATGATGAGCCCATCAAGAGAGGTCACTCGACTTAATGCTACATATGCTTGTCCTGCAGCAAATATCTTTTTCATTGAAACAACAGCTTTGTCCACTGTTAGGCCTTGTACTTTATGAACTGTGCAAGCCCAAGCTAATCTGATAGGATACTGCCTTCTGACACCACCATCATTGGTTACTTTCTCTTCTTCAGGTTCAATTGGTGTTGCTTTCTCCAGTCCAGGTTTTAAACACGGATGTTTGGCTCTTGCTTCTTTACCAACTTGCTCATTgtcaaattcaatatatatttttgagggAAATGTTTCATTATCATCATAACAGAATTCTTTAATTGTGCCAAAAATTCCATTCACAAGACCGtctgaaacattaatatttttataagcaTTATTCGAGCATCAATAGCTAATTCAAGGGATTTTTCTAAACAGCTGTTATGAACCCTGAAATGATGCCCATCTTTTTCTTCCATTCGGCCAGTTTTAGCATTTCTCTCAAAGTCTTGTGCTTTCACAGTAACTGTGTCTGAGCATAATTTATGCAGCATATGTATGTTGTGTACATCAACTTCACTGTTTGTTGCATAAATGTGGATGTCTGTACTATCATCACCATCACCTGTTTCACATTTTCTAAGCATAGCAACATCTCCTTCATGCATTGGTTCATCCTTTTTACGTAGTCTTAAACGACTTAGTAATTCAGCAAATTCTTTGTCCTTCTGCCTCATGATCTCTGTGAGTTCAACAAAACTAAAGTGAGTTTCCCAAAGATTCACACCGTTAACGGGTTCAGTATAAAGAGGTTTTCCTTTGACAGGAGAAAGTTGATAAAAATCTCCGACTGCTATTACTGAGACTTTTCCAAATGCTGAATAATCTcctgtttgtttgatttgtctcaaTCTGCCATGAATATATGCCAAAAGTTTATGATCAACCATTGAAATTtcatcaattattaatatttgcagTTTTCCAAATTTTGCTCTCAAGGAATTAATTTTTTCGTCACCAAGTGGCTGATATGGCAATGTAGCATTCGTTCCAATAGAGAAAGTTGAATGTATAGTTTTTGCACTAATGTTAAAGGCACTGACACCGGTCGGAGCTGTTAAGAGCACATGTGTCTCATCTGGGTTTTCtgataactttgatagaatgCGAGAGGTTTCATAATACATAGCTTTAATCAAAACTGACTTTCCAACTCCTCCAGGCCCAGATATGAACACATGAAATGGTTCTGGGTTTTCACCTTGTACTTTTGCTAGACACCACTGCCGCACTTTATAAAAGATTTGTGACTGTTTCTCATTCAAAGAACGCAGCAAACACATGGCATCTTTCTTTGTCATAGCACAAGGATTCTTTTCTAATGTGAAACCATGAACATTTGGTAATAGATCAGGAATGACATCATCACCTTCCTCTGTTTCTATTGGTTGTTCTTTTCTAGTATCTAGACATTCTAAACGCTCAAGTTCTGCTTCTGGACAGATTTGGGCCCATGCGTCTTCCATCGGTCCATGTTGTTCTAAGTCATCTTGAGCTTTTTGTATACTGTCTGCTTCTTTTTCAAATTTTGACCTGTTTGTGTCCACTATGATTTTCACTGACTCAAGTTCATCATTATACAATGTGACAAATCCAGTCTCATAAAACTCCTGATATGAAGTGAAATTTGGTGGTTTCAGTTGACTTTGCAAAATATGAGGCAAAAATAACTCCAAAATACTTTGATAATAATTTTCAGGATTTTTAGTTGGGGAAAAACGAGCATATCGTACGACTGCAAAATCTGTACGAGTTCTTTTTCTCACAAACCCCATTTCATTTTCCAGTTTTACTCGGTCTGTGCATGACTTTTCAGATTTGGACAGAACTCTGTATTCTGATGCAAAGGACGCTAAACACATTCCTGTAAAGTCTTGAGTTTTTGGACGAGCTCTGTATCTGTCTGTGATGCTTTTCATCCATATTTCATCATTGTCAGTTTCTTCCTTTTCagcctttttatttatgatatttaaaggTAAActcatttttactgtattaagaCCAGTTGGAATGAAAACCACTTTCCTCGATCCTTCTTTTAATCTCATATTAGTCAAACGATAAACGCTCTCTTGGGCAGACACTTCTCTATTGTGAAGGAAAACACTTCCAAGTTTTCTTAAAGCTTGTTTTGCATCCATATTGCCATCTTTGTGTGCTTCTTTCTGTGCATTTGCCAGCAGCAATCCCATTTCTCTCTCTGCTTTGGAAATGTAGGAAACTATATACACTATGCAAGAGTAAGCATCAACAACAAACTGTATGTCCATGTTTGCATTCCAGCATCGCAAAAGATCTTTATTATACTGATTTACCCACACATCACTTGGTTTCCTTTTTAGcacaacatttgttttctttgtcattttgttaTAAGCGCATTCAAATATCTCTTGATTTATACCAATAGATGCAAACAAAGAGTCAACAGAGTCAAAGACAGCATCAGTGTTCAGCAAACATTCTCTTACTCTTTTCATTATAGATTCAGCTAATTCTTTTGATATCTCTTTAGAATAGTTTACTCTTTTGTCTTTACTTTCACATTTTCCATCATCTGTTGTATTTCCATTCtcatctgtttgtctgtttcttgAAATGAAAGTATTTTTGCTAGCTGGACGTGGAAAGTTAAATCTACATATAGTGCCtttctttctacatgtttttGCATGTCTTTTGCTGTGCTGTTGGACAGTGCTCACAATTTCATGCATTTCTGTTTCATCTTCAGGTGGCATTTCACAAGTGACATAACGATCAACAAATGCTGCAACTTCATCATCGTCCTCTCTGTCCACTTGAGGTGCATTCTCAACCCAAAACAGACAATGTGTGTGAGGTGATCCACGTTGTTGAAATTCAATTCGatagaaataatctattatttttccaATAGGTTGAGCTGGTGACATAATGACATCTTTCAGAAAACAGTGGAATCGATGATCAAACATTCTGGCAGCAGTTACTGGGTTTCGTTTCAGCATCCCACATCTATCAGACCAATCCAGTTCATCAATAGGAGTTTGACAACCCTCTTGTTTCACAATACACTGCAATAATTCTGGCCATCGCAAATCAGCTGAGGAAAATGAGCAAAACCATGTTGGGATCCCAAGTTGTCTCACCATTGCAAACAAATCCTTCTGAACAGCTTGCCAAAAAACAGGACTTCCTCTCACTGGCCTTAAAAACTTGTAACCGTcatcataatttaaaatcatttgaaGTGAATCTTTGTTTGTCAGCATTTCTGAGGTAATTTTTCTTTTGTTGCTTGAATCATAGCCTTTCCTCAAAGCAATCGATACATTAGACATAATTTGATTGagctcagacaaatattgtccataAAAGATGTAATCGAGGTTTTGGGCAAAACGTCCATCTGCATTTAAAATTCTGTTGTTTAAATACCTAGACAGTGTTAATTTCTCAGGTCGTGAATCGTGAAATGTGCCTTTTCCTTTTGGGAACAAAACTGGAAAACATTTGGCCTCATTAGTTTCATCCATTAACATTCTCACTGGATTATTGCCTTCTGCTGGTGCAAGTGACATAATGCCATCAAAGTGTTGATCTAAGACCTCTTGAGCAATGTCCACTGGCTGCAAACATGAATCCATAAATAAACCATGCTGCTGTCGATCATGAAGTGTTTCATCACTCATCTCATTATCATCATTGTCAATGTTTTGCTCTTCGTTAATACGCACATCCTCACAATTGTCCAAATCCATATCATTGTTTTCAGTTTCATCAGTCAATTCCTCTTCTATTTTATTCAGAGGATTAATCCAAGTCTTGTTAAACTCAACATCTGTGTACCATTTGTTATTCTCCTTTAAATATGTCAATGCTGTTTTAATTTTATCACTATTCACAAATTTATACTCGTAATGCCCTTTGTATGTCAGTTTTCTCTTAAGCTTTATTGGTATCATAAAATCATTTTCTGATCTTGGTAAAACATTCACTACTTCTGAAACATTAGATGGAATGCACACGACAGGGCCACAAATTCCATTCTGTCCTCCTCGTGGCAAAGCCAGCATCTTCATGAATGGAATATTCATTCCTATTAGATGTTGCTCAAGAGAGTTTAAAGAACTCAGTTCAGTGGGAATAGGATCCAAACTTAGATTATTTGCTACACTTTCAGCTGGCATTTTACCTTCATAGATTTTTGTATCACATGTGTGACAAATCCATAAAGACGCAGCAGGACTGTTCTTATAGACACAGTTTTCTCTACAGTCTTTATTACACTCATGCAGATATTTCAGTGTAATACATTTTTCTGCCATACAACCAGCTTGGATTGATTTttgaagatatttatttttgttgcatttttttacctgcattttaAAGCAGCAACGATGACATACTGAACAAACATATTCAGGACCTGTAGATATCTTTTGTTTAAACTGTTCAATTACATAGTCTATCTCTTTCATTTTTAGCTGTGATTTATATTGTCtttcagcatttctcatttttatattattgacaaaagtaaaatcagttttatatttCTCAACATTGTAATTTATAACCAtctctttgtgtgttttatttgaattatattttaaaatgctcatcTTTTTGACCGACTCTCTGTGTTCTGTGTCTTCATTGTATTTTTGAATGCTCATCTTTTTGACCGACTCTCTGTGTTCTGtgtctttattatatttttgaatactcATCTTTTTGACCGACTCTCTGTGTTCTGTGTcttcattatatttttgaatgctcATCTTTTTGACCGACTCTCTGTGTTCTGTGTcttcattatatttttgaatactcATCTTTTTGACCGACTCTCTGTGTTCTGTGTcttcattatatttttgaatactcATCTTTTTGACCGACTCTCTGTGTTCTGTGTcttcattatatttttgaatactcATCTTTTTGACCGACTCTCTGTGTTCTGTGTcttcattatatttttgaatgctcATCATTTTGACCGACtctctgtgttctgtgttttcattatatttttgaatgctcATCCTTTTTACAgattctctgtgtgctgtattttGATTATACTTTTGAATACTGAACTGTTTGACAGTGTCTTTATGTGCTTTGTCAGTATGGTACTTTTGGATACTGTATTGTTTTACAGCCTCACAATGCAAATCATTCAATTTGTATTTATCTGTGCTGTATTTGCGTATTTTTTCTTGATGCCATTTGTTTTCTTCATACTTTTTagtactgcattttattttttccgcTTTATAAGTTTCATTCTCATAATATGTTTCCTTagtttccatttttttcttttctttaaaatcaTGATCACGACTATATCGCAGTCTCTCCTTATAAAGCTTACGTGGGTCTGAGCTagcttttaaatgtatattatacgtTGAACTTTCAGAAGATGCTTTACAAAAGCAAGCACAGGTATTGTTGTTGGTTTTTACACATACAACCACTTCATAATGACAGCTATTCACATGCTTCAAATAAATCCCATGGTGTTGACAGCTCTGTCTAGAGGAGATGTTTGAAGATTTATATTTAAGCCATTTCTCTCgagtatatgtaaaaatgtctacaCCAATTAAATCACTGGCTGCTTGTATTTCCATCTCTGTCGCCCAAGTTCCAACATATTTCATTCTTGATGTGGCAATGTACTCTGGTACAGAGCTGTATCCTCGTCTGAGATTCTGTACATACTTTTCTTCATTTTGCAGTATGTGTGTAACTACAGCCCGTCTCACTTTTCTGTGTTCTTCTTCACTTCCACTTACAGCAAAAGCTACTGCTCTAAAAAAGCAATTACCATCGgccaaaatactttttgtttcacaaggTTCAGCCATGTCAACAATCTCGTTTGGATTATTGTCTTCTTTTATGATGTTTACGATGTTTAGCTTCAAGCAAACACTCTTTTGTTGCTGTAATGTCAATGGACTAAACTTTAAAGAAACATTGACAGTTTCTGAAACAAATTCAACATCACTTGAATTTTCTTTTGTTGGGTATAAAGAAGGCgtttctgttttctgttctaCACACGTTTCATTCCCAGATATCTTATCTGTGTTTGTGACAGAAGTCAAAGATTGACTGCAGCCAACATCAGCTTCCATTTCTGACACAGCTTTGCAGTGTAAATcatttgatttgtatttgttcacacttttcttcacttttcctttatgctgttcatttttcttgtattttttattgatggatttcataattgaaatgtaagtttcaCCCTCATGTAATCTTTTCTTtgctttcatttgtttttcttcatcCTTATGTAATCTTTTCTTTgccttcatttgtttttcttctttgaacTCTGTACTATTGCTGCAGTCAAGTTTCTCACTAGAATCCTCAAGTGACTTTAAAGACACATTTGATGCTAGATCAGACAGTGAATGTTGAGATGgtgatttacaaaataatacacaGTTACCATCCTTGCTCTTTCCACATACAACAACTTCATAATGGCAGCcgttttcatatttcaaatatatgccaCTGTCTTGACAACCATGTGCATTAAAGGAAGCATTTGAAGATGAAAATCTAAACCATTTCTCTCGactgtatgtaaatatgtttgtGCCAATTAAATCACTGGCTGCTTGTATTTCCATCTCTGTCGCCCGATTTCCAACGAATTTCATTCTTGTTTTGGCAATGTATTCTGGTACA
This window of the Carassius auratus strain Wakin unplaced genomic scaffold, ASM336829v1 scaf_tig00217366, whole genome shotgun sequence genome carries:
- the LOC113100849 gene encoding LOW QUALITY PROTEIN: uncharacterized protein LOC113100849 (The sequence of the model RefSeq protein was modified relative to this genomic sequence to represent the inferred CDS: inserted 1 base in 1 codon) — translated: MAFSCPLKQYIPENLSILTFLPSTRGRVLYCSVFYRKGSHFLYFLVRRLKPDFEMPRTKQARRSQAAKKRMADRMAADPEEALPPLKKLAEVTERCVHHNGAIKLGHNSGHNRGHNLGQTSGQTSGQTSGQTSGLTSGLTSGLTSGLTSGQTSGLTSGLTSGLTSGLTSGLTSGLTSGLNNVAKNTDHNSTVNMTMKAVSDLCPQKSYISGSFHQGDYRFGRNRGSQCGANSLTAIMMCKMKSVLQWTRSDLNAVLNHGNDLYSAMRDAGKINDPESGFIAVHELPDTHTLKDCRFSINYGETLTGLFGINKYDGELQGYAMSFDEAVNRAFQRFDTVLVNIKLTICAAVREGSWYAVIDPHSRRGDGRCVADGKSVVVYHRNLHSLIVHFRKLAVSINARYHEFEVTGVNAVMTGENRPFWQVIENAGPAVSESEGEKSDVEVDQQKSVCLKLNIVNIIKEDNNPNEIVDMAEPCETKSILADGNCFFRAVAFAVSGSEEEHRKVRRAVVTHILQNEEKYVQNLRRGYSSVPEYIATSRMKYVGTWATEMEIQAASDLIGVDIFTYTREKWLKYKSSNISSRQSCQHHGIYLKHVNSCHYEVVVCVKTNNNTCACFCKASSEKSVKRMSIQKYNENTEHRESVKMMSIQKYNEDTEHRESVKKMSIQKYNEDTEHRESVKKMSIQKYNEDTEHRESVKKMSIQKYNEDTEHRESVKKMSIQKYNEDTEHRESVKKMSIQKYNKDTEHRESVKKMSIQKYNEDTEHRESVKKMSILKYNSNKTHKEMVINYNVEKYKTDFTFVNNIKMRNAERQYKSQLKMKEIDYVIEQFKQKISTGPEYVCSVCHRCCFKMQVKKCNKNKYLQKSIQAGCMAEKCITLKYLHECNKDCRENCVYKNSPAASLWICHTCDTKIYEGKMPAESVANNLSLDPIPTELSSLNSLEQHLIGMNIPFMKMLALPRGGQNGICGPVVCIPSNVSEVVNVLPRSENDFMIPIKLKRKLTYKGHYEYKFVNSDKIKTALTYLKENNKWYTDVEFNKTWINPLNKIEEELTDETENNDMDLDNCEDVRINEEQNIDNDDNEMSDETLHDRQQHGLFMDSCLQPVDIAQEVLDQHFDGIMSLAPAEGNNPVRMLMDETNEAKCFPVLFPKGKGTFHDSRPEKLTLSRYLNNRILNADGRFAQNLDYIFYGQYLSELNQIMSNVSIALRKGYDSSNKRKITSEMLTNKDSLQMILNYDDGYKFLRPVRGSPVFWQAVQKDLFAMVRQLGIPTWFCSFSSADLRWPELLQCIVKQEGCQTPIDELDWSDRCGMLKRNPVTAARMFDHRFHCFLKDVIMSPAQPIGKIIDYFYRIEFQQRGSPHTHCLFWVENAPQVDREDDDEVAAFVDRYVTCEMPPEDETEMHEIVSTVQQHSKRHAKTCRKKGTICRFNFPRPASKNTFISRNRQTDENGNTTDDGKCESKDKRVNYSKEISKELAESIMKRVRECLLNTDAVFDSVDSLFASIGINQEIFECAYNKMTKKTNVVLKRKPSDVWVNQYNKDLLRCWNANMDIQFVVDAYSCIVYIVSYISKAEREMGLLLANAQKEAHKDGNMDAKQALRKLGSVFLHNREVSAQESVYRLTNMRLKEGSRKVVFIPTGLNTVKMSLPLNIINKKAEKEETDNDEIWMKSITDRYRARPKTQDFTGMCLASFASEYRVLSKSEKSCTDRVKLENEMGFVRKRTRTDFAVVRYARFSPTKNPENYYQSILELFLPHILQSQLKPPNFTSYQEFYETGFVTLYNDELESVKIIVDTNRSKFEKEADSIQKAQDDLEQHGPMEDAWAQICPEAELERLECLDTRKEQPIETEEGDDVIPDLLPNVHGFTLEKNPCAMTKKDAMCLLRSLNEKQSQIFYKVRQWCLAKVQGENPEPFHVFISGPGGVGKSVLIKAMYYETSRILSKLSENPDETHVLLTAPTGVSAFNISAKTIHSTFSIGTNATLPYQPLGDEKINSLRAKFGKLQILIIDEISMVDHKLLAYIHGRLRQIKQTGDYSAFGKVSVIAVGDFYQLSPVKGKPLYTEPVNGVNLWETHFSFVELTEIMRQKDKEFAELLSRLRLRKKDEPMHEGDVAMLRKCETGDGDDSTDIHIYATNSEVDVHNIHMLHKLCSDTVTVKAQDFERNAKTGRMEEKDGHHFRVHNSCLEKSLELAIDARIMLXKNINVSDGLVNGIFGTIKEFCYDDNETFPSKIYIEFDNEQVGKEARAKHPCLKPGLEKATPIEPEEEKVTNDGGVRRQYPIRLAWACTVHKVQGLTVDKAVVSMKKIFAAGQAYVALSRVTSLDGLIIEDFKENVIFAKDNIEQALQNMPPFILP